One Edaphobacter flagellatus genomic region harbors:
- a CDS encoding VWA domain-containing protein, translated as MNLGATIVVYTDMLRICAARYAPFGRYFGVLLVFAGLAAAQTPAASPPASGSPTPTISVDARLVNMPVVVRDKKGALVHNLTKEDFVLQVDGHPQTIRYFDIDANLPLTLGLLIDTSFSQRDAIDEERAASGTFLDQMLKTGKDQAFVIQFARQTELLQDLTNSRAKLQAALKEVDTPSPNAPSDNSSDQTSDSGSGSGRRGRRGGHGGGTALYDATFLASDELMSKQKGRKALIILSDGVDSGSKETLVKSIEAAQRADTILYAIYFKGKEQSGQWDDRSRGGGGFPGGGGRFPGGGGGYPGGHGGGYPGGGGQGGGRGGGGGTSHVDGKKILERMTQETGGRLFEVSKKQTVAQIYDQIAEELHAQYRLGYTPDARPWPRFTTRSPRSCTLSIGWDTRPMRQPRRTAITRSI; from the coding sequence TTGAACCTTGGCGCAACGATCGTCGTCTATACCGATATGTTGCGAATCTGCGCTGCTCGATATGCGCCTTTTGGTCGTTACTTTGGAGTTCTCCTGGTCTTTGCTGGCCTGGCCGCAGCTCAAACCCCAGCGGCATCGCCCCCGGCCTCCGGCTCGCCTACACCAACCATCTCCGTCGATGCCCGACTTGTAAATATGCCCGTCGTCGTCAGGGATAAGAAAGGCGCACTTGTTCATAACCTGACCAAAGAAGACTTCGTGCTCCAGGTCGATGGACATCCGCAGACGATCCGTTACTTCGACATCGATGCGAACCTTCCTCTGACGCTGGGACTGCTGATCGATACCAGCTTCAGCCAGCGCGATGCGATTGACGAGGAACGTGCTGCCAGCGGAACCTTTCTCGACCAGATGCTGAAGACGGGCAAGGACCAGGCGTTCGTTATCCAGTTTGCCCGCCAGACGGAGTTGCTGCAGGATTTGACGAACTCCAGAGCCAAGCTGCAGGCTGCGTTGAAGGAAGTGGATACTCCCAGTCCGAACGCTCCCTCGGACAATTCATCGGATCAGACCAGCGATTCTGGCAGTGGAAGTGGCCGGAGAGGGCGTCGGGGCGGACATGGAGGCGGTACGGCCCTCTACGATGCGACCTTTCTTGCCTCCGACGAACTGATGAGCAAGCAGAAAGGCAGGAAGGCCCTCATCATTCTCTCGGATGGTGTGGATAGCGGCAGCAAGGAGACGCTGGTGAAGTCGATCGAGGCTGCGCAGCGTGCCGACACGATCCTCTACGCTATTTATTTCAAGGGGAAGGAGCAGAGCGGACAATGGGATGACCGCTCACGTGGTGGCGGCGGATTCCCGGGTGGTGGTGGACGATTCCCCGGCGGCGGAGGAGGCTATCCCGGAGGACATGGCGGCGGTTATCCCGGCGGCGGCGGGCAGGGTGGTGGCCGCGGTGGTGGCGGGGGTACCAGCCATGTCGATGGCAAGAAGATTCTGGAGCGCATGACGCAGGAGACCGGCGGACGGCTGTTCGAAGTCAGCAAAAAACAGACCGTGGCCCAGATTTACGACCAGATCGCCGAGGAGCTGCACGCTCAGTATCGGTTGGGATACACGCCCGATGCGAGACCGTGGCCCAGATTTACGACCAGATCGCCGAGGAGCTGCACGCTCAGTATCGGTTGGGATACACGCCCGATGCGACAACCTCGACGGACGGCTATCACCAGATCGATCTGA
- a CDS encoding YihY/virulence factor BrkB family protein, with product MRRLLRTHVILHRAVVSSADHDIVNLAQSAAYSAIIALFPALIVAAAIIALLPDTAPVRGQLGAFFDRVLPPDVVPMLEGYFDNHRSKSTQALIVAFLVSISGASTVITTYMEGIRRAHGLPDDCWTFWSRRCRAFALVPLSLVPLSIASLMVVFGHVFTTWLVHHVIPTMRTEVYIIASVARWLVALAGSIGLMALIYHMGTPIRQPWRRVLPGAVAATIMWFVTTLIFGWYVTRFANYSQVYGSLGAGIALLFWLFIVSLSVFFGAEFNSQFHLHGTYPDSPENSSEAI from the coding sequence GTGAGACGGCTGCTTCGCACACACGTGATTCTGCACCGCGCTGTCGTAAGCTCGGCAGACCACGACATTGTCAATCTGGCGCAGTCGGCAGCGTATTCAGCCATCATCGCTCTTTTTCCCGCATTAATCGTCGCCGCGGCCATTATTGCGCTGTTGCCTGATACCGCGCCCGTTCGCGGCCAGTTAGGCGCTTTTTTCGATAGAGTTCTTCCGCCGGATGTCGTGCCCATGCTTGAGGGGTACTTCGATAACCACCGATCCAAATCCACGCAGGCTCTGATCGTTGCCTTCCTGGTCTCTATTAGCGGGGCATCGACGGTCATCACAACGTATATGGAAGGCATACGACGCGCCCACGGTCTTCCAGATGATTGCTGGACTTTCTGGAGCCGCCGCTGCCGGGCCTTTGCTCTGGTTCCGCTCTCTCTGGTTCCGCTCAGTATTGCCAGCCTGATGGTTGTCTTTGGCCATGTCTTTACGACATGGCTCGTGCATCACGTCATTCCGACGATGCGCACGGAGGTCTACATCATTGCGTCGGTTGCGCGTTGGCTGGTGGCGTTGGCTGGATCAATAGGACTGATGGCGCTGATCTACCACATGGGTACGCCGATACGGCAGCCCTGGCGTCGAGTGCTCCCGGGAGCAGTTGCCGCGACCATCATGTGGTTTGTGACCACACTGATCTTTGGCTGGTACGTTACTCGATTTGCGAACTACTCCCAGGTCTACGGCTCGCTCGGAGCAGGCATAGCACTTCTTTTCTGGTTGTTTATTGTCTCCCTCAGCGTCTTCTTCGGAGCGGAATTCAACTCGCAGTTCCACCTGCACGGAACTTATCCGGATTCCCCGGAGAACTCTTCTGAAGCGATTTAG
- the pyk gene encoding pyruvate kinase → MTAKDEEDRTADDIRHVKNRLAALNSDAWIVAKLEKPQAVEHLDSILEITDAIMVARGDLGVEVPPEKVPAIQKHIIRRASEYRKPVITATQMLESMIENPRPTRAEASDVANAVYDGTDAVMLSAESAAGKYPVEAVAMMAKIVAETEEQIRIDPPSIRHPRGIQLSVAETICECMAHSAEDLDLAAIAIFTESGATARLLSKYRPDPPIYALSPFPHVINRCMLLWGTYPLLCGRFHDTDSLVNMAEDMLETHGRVQDRQIVGIVAGTRTRSGATNFMRLHMIGDRDADIPGKAAKTNGAKKPAKKKAAKKP, encoded by the coding sequence CTGACCGCGAAGGACGAAGAAGACCGGACTGCCGATGATATTCGCCACGTCAAGAACCGTCTGGCGGCGCTTAACTCGGACGCATGGATCGTCGCCAAGCTCGAGAAGCCGCAGGCAGTCGAGCATCTCGACTCCATCCTTGAGATCACCGATGCCATTATGGTTGCCCGTGGCGACCTTGGCGTCGAGGTGCCGCCGGAAAAAGTGCCTGCAATCCAGAAACACATCATTCGCCGTGCTTCGGAGTACCGCAAGCCGGTGATCACTGCGACCCAGATGCTTGAGTCGATGATTGAAAATCCGCGGCCGACGCGCGCTGAGGCCTCCGACGTTGCCAACGCCGTCTACGACGGAACGGATGCCGTCATGCTCTCTGCCGAAAGCGCCGCAGGCAAGTATCCCGTCGAAGCCGTCGCCATGATGGCAAAGATCGTTGCCGAGACAGAGGAGCAGATTCGCATCGATCCTCCGTCCATTCGCCATCCGCGCGGCATCCAGCTTTCCGTGGCCGAGACCATCTGCGAGTGCATGGCGCACTCGGCAGAAGATCTCGATCTTGCAGCCATCGCCATCTTTACCGAGAGCGGTGCTACCGCGCGCCTACTGTCGAAGTACCGCCCCGACCCGCCGATCTACGCGCTCTCGCCCTTCCCGCATGTCATCAATCGCTGCATGTTGTTGTGGGGCACGTATCCTCTGCTCTGCGGCCGCTTCCACGATACGGACTCGCTCGTGAACATGGCCGAGGACATGCTGGAAACGCATGGTCGCGTGCAGGACAGGCAGATCGTCGGCATCGTCGCCGGAACCCGTACTCGCTCTGGCGCCACCAACTTCATGCGCCTGCATATGATCGGTGATCGCGATGCCGACATTCCGGGCAAGGCTGCGAAGACCAACGGTGCAAAGAAACCGGCAAAGAAGAAGGCTGCAAAGAAGCCCTAG
- a CDS encoding thioredoxin family protein — MYAISRNVLTAAVLALLIAPAGAGAQMAPPFVKKHLYSAEADPKADIAAALKKARAEKKRVILDFGGDWCGDCQVLDIYMHQSPNAQLLDKHFVVVHVDIGRFDHNVDIATKYKVPIKKGVPALAVLDANGRLLYSQENKEFENMREMKSSDVTDFLNRWKA; from the coding sequence ATGTACGCAATATCGCGGAATGTTTTGACGGCGGCGGTTCTTGCTCTGTTGATTGCACCGGCTGGCGCCGGCGCGCAGATGGCGCCTCCATTTGTGAAGAAGCACCTCTATTCAGCGGAGGCCGATCCGAAGGCAGATATCGCCGCCGCGCTCAAAAAGGCAAGAGCAGAGAAGAAGCGCGTCATCCTCGACTTTGGCGGCGATTGGTGCGGTGACTGCCAGGTGCTCGACATCTACATGCATCAGAGCCCGAATGCACAGCTGCTCGATAAGCACTTCGTTGTTGTGCATGTCGATATAGGCCGTTTCGACCACAACGTGGATATCGCGACGAAGTACAAGGTCCCCATTAAGAAGGGTGTACCTGCGCTTGCTGTGCTCGATGCTAATGGCAGGCTGCTCTATTCGCAGGAGAACAAAGAGTTCGAGAACATGCGAGAGATGAAGTCCAGTGATGTCACGGACTTTTTGAATCGTTGGAAGGCCTGA
- a CDS encoding DUF6807 domain-containing protein produces the protein MHKLLLGSVLVMSGLQMATAASRVEVKTDEAKQRVDVTIDGKLFTAYVWPNTLKKPVLFPLVAADGVTVTRGYPLAPRDTERVDHPHHAGLWFNYGNANGFDFWNNSDAIKEDQRPKMGTIHQEKIVSAKSGAKGELVTDSVWETGAGQKILNQRTKYVFWQMGDARTIDMTVTLTALDKVVFHDDKEGVLGIRVAHFLESPTEKGGTFADASGRPTKVEGNTAGATGVYLTSQGVQGDAVWSTRGKWCKLTGTTPDGHTETIAILDHTENPNYPTYWHARGYGLFAANPLGQKIFDSKQPQLDYTVEKGKSVTFHYRVVISSHDVTADEMNKASAAFEAQAK, from the coding sequence ATGCATAAGCTGCTTCTGGGCTCTGTGCTGGTGATGAGCGGCTTGCAGATGGCAACGGCGGCTTCGAGAGTAGAGGTCAAAACAGACGAGGCGAAGCAGCGCGTCGATGTCACGATCGACGGCAAGCTTTTCACCGCTTATGTGTGGCCGAACACGCTCAAGAAGCCGGTATTGTTTCCGTTGGTTGCAGCCGATGGCGTTACGGTGACGCGCGGATATCCCCTGGCTCCGCGCGATACCGAACGCGTCGATCATCCGCATCATGCGGGGCTGTGGTTTAACTATGGCAACGCAAACGGCTTCGACTTCTGGAACAACTCGGACGCGATCAAGGAAGACCAGCGACCGAAGATGGGGACGATCCACCAGGAAAAGATCGTCTCCGCAAAGAGCGGAGCCAAAGGCGAGCTGGTGACGGACTCGGTGTGGGAGACGGGCGCAGGACAGAAGATTCTGAACCAGCGGACGAAGTATGTCTTCTGGCAGATGGGCGATGCGCGCACGATCGATATGACCGTGACACTGACTGCTCTCGACAAGGTTGTCTTTCACGATGACAAGGAAGGCGTACTGGGCATTCGTGTGGCACACTTCCTCGAATCACCGACGGAGAAGGGTGGCACCTTCGCCGATGCCAGTGGACGCCCAACGAAGGTGGAAGGCAATACGGCTGGAGCGACGGGTGTCTACCTGACCAGCCAAGGCGTGCAGGGCGATGCAGTGTGGTCCACACGCGGCAAGTGGTGCAAGCTGACCGGCACCACGCCAGATGGGCACACGGAGACGATTGCCATCCTCGACCATACGGAGAATCCGAACTATCCGACGTACTGGCATGCGCGTGGCTATGGATTGTTTGCGGCGAACCCGCTGGGGCAGAAGATCTTCGATTCAAAGCAGCCGCAGCTGGATTACACGGTGGAGAAAGGTAAGTCGGTCACCTTCCACTATCGCGTCGTCATCTCGTCGCATGACGTCACAGCCGATGAGATGAATAAAGCATCCGCCGCATTTGAAGCACAGGCGAAGTAA
- a CDS encoding pyruvate kinase, which produces MATSVKPVFLDTISGASGRPRRAKIVGTLGPASSSVDVFRQLVRAGLDVARLNFSHGTHAQKAELIRMVRQVSKEEGKPICILADLQGPKIRTGKLKDHKPVQLVAGKQLIITPREIAGTASMVGTTFTTLAENLEPGSRILLSDGLIELSVEQVKGGDVVCKIINGGMLGENKGINLPGIPVKVPSLTAKDEDQSSRYSGQSTVADREGRRRPDCR; this is translated from the coding sequence ATGGCGACCTCAGTGAAACCTGTTTTTCTTGACACCATCTCCGGCGCAAGTGGACGTCCACGCCGCGCTAAGATCGTTGGCACTCTTGGTCCGGCATCGAGCTCCGTGGATGTCTTTCGCCAGCTCGTACGAGCGGGACTCGATGTGGCCCGTCTGAACTTCTCGCATGGAACGCACGCACAGAAGGCCGAACTGATTCGTATGGTCCGTCAGGTCTCGAAAGAGGAAGGGAAGCCTATCTGCATCCTCGCCGACCTGCAAGGCCCCAAGATTCGTACCGGCAAGCTGAAGGATCACAAGCCTGTTCAACTGGTGGCGGGTAAGCAGCTCATTATCACTCCACGCGAGATCGCCGGTACCGCTTCCATGGTAGGCACTACTTTCACGACACTGGCTGAGAACCTTGAGCCCGGCTCGCGCATTCTGCTCTCCGACGGCCTCATCGAGCTAAGCGTCGAGCAGGTCAAGGGCGGCGATGTTGTCTGCAAGATCATCAATGGAGGCATGCTCGGGGAAAATAAAGGCATCAATCTTCCCGGTATTCCGGTCAAAGTACCGTCGCTGACCGCGAAGGACGAAGATCAATCTTCCCGGTATTCCGGTCAAAGTACCGTCGCTGACCGCGAAGGACGAAGAAGACCGGACTGCCGATGA